One window of the Ignavibacteriota bacterium genome contains the following:
- a CDS encoding cytochrome C, whose translation MKKYLSLLAAMLVFAVVPMTAQQCVTCHKMKTPQIVSDWQLSKHAQNSIGCDDCHGDKHNGPSNVKEARIPTPETCKTCHADQVAQYRKGKHSIAWASMKAMPTAHFQPMAMTVGMKGCGGCHKIGEKSEADITELKKTSPGFGTAACDACHTRHTFSTTEARQPQACQTCHTGFDHAQWEMYSGSKHGVRYLLKQNKTLPEGTAAPTCQDCHMQEGNHEVRTAWGFLAVRLPMPDDAQWTADRATILQALGVLDPSGKPTARLDVVKAADVARLTQESWQTERDKMQRTCNKCHASEFAKGELAKGDDMIREADHVMAEAIRIVAALYKDGVLAKPKNYNFDFPDLLTFHDAPTVIEQKLFVMFLEHRMRAFQGTFHANPDYALWYGWSELQRDLTEIRTIAADLREKAKK comes from the coding sequence ATGAAAAAGTACCTCTCTCTCCTCGCGGCAATGCTTGTCTTCGCGGTGGTCCCGATGACCGCGCAGCAATGCGTCACGTGTCACAAAATGAAAACGCCACAGATCGTCAGCGACTGGCAGCTCAGCAAACATGCGCAGAACTCGATCGGCTGCGACGACTGCCACGGCGACAAACACAACGGACCGTCCAATGTGAAGGAGGCCCGCATCCCGACCCCGGAAACATGCAAGACCTGCCACGCGGATCAGGTCGCGCAGTACCGAAAAGGCAAACACTCGATTGCGTGGGCGTCGATGAAAGCAATGCCCACGGCGCATTTCCAGCCGATGGCGATGACCGTTGGCATGAAAGGATGCGGCGGCTGCCACAAGATCGGTGAAAAGAGTGAAGCCGACATCACCGAACTCAAAAAGACGAGCCCCGGTTTCGGCACTGCCGCCTGTGACGCGTGCCACACGCGGCACACATTTTCCACGACCGAGGCACGGCAGCCGCAGGCATGTCAGACCTGCCACACGGGCTTCGACCACGCGCAGTGGGAGATGTACTCGGGTTCCAAACACGGTGTGCGGTATCTCCTGAAACAGAACAAGACCCTGCCCGAGGGCACGGCCGCTCCGACCTGTCAGGACTGTCACATGCAGGAGGGCAATCATGAAGTACGCACGGCCTGGGGCTTCCTCGCGGTGAGACTTCCCATGCCCGATGATGCGCAGTGGACAGCCGACCGCGCCACGATTCTCCAGGCGCTCGGCGTGCTCGATCCTTCCGGCAAACCCACCGCGCGGCTCGATGTGGTCAAGGCCGCCGATGTGGCGCGCCTCACACAGGAATCGTGGCAAACAGAGCGCGACAAGATGCAGCGCACCTGCAACAAGTGTCACGCATCCGAGTTTGCGAAGGGCGAACTCGCGAAGGGCGACGACATGATCCGCGAAGCCGATCACGTCATGGCCGAGGCCATACGCATCGTGGCCGCTCTGTACAAGGACGGCGTCCTCGCCAAGCCGAAAAACTACAACTTTGATTTCCCGGATCTGCTCACATTCCACGATGCCCCGACCGTCATCGAACAGAAACTGTTTGTGATGTTCCTCGAGCATCGCATGCGCGCCTTCCAGGGCACCTTCCATGCGAACCCCGACTATGCGCTTTGGTATGGATGGAGCGAACTCCAGCGAGATCTGACCGAAATACGCACCATCGCGGCGGATCTTCGGGAGAAGGCGAAGAAATAG
- a CDS encoding DUF2249 domain-containing protein, whose translation MHIMPETNIAALLEVYPQLEEALLAHSPAFATPRNAVLRSAIAKVTTIAQLAALDKTTPGALVNLLRERVGQNETRDAAAQDGAHDGTPSWVVSATVLVRYDAREDLAAGVHPAQRVMRELSELPAGGVYQLVTPFRPGPLIDMAHGRGYESWTRKDAEGAVITFFSVAGA comes from the coding sequence ATGCACATAATGCCGGAAACAAACATCGCCGCGCTGCTCGAAGTATACCCGCAGCTCGAAGAAGCGTTGCTCGCGCATTCGCCGGCGTTTGCGACACCGCGAAACGCCGTATTGCGCAGCGCGATCGCAAAGGTCACCACGATTGCACAACTGGCGGCTCTCGACAAAACGACGCCGGGCGCGCTCGTGAATCTGCTCCGCGAACGCGTGGGCCAGAACGAGACGCGCGATGCCGCGGCGCAGGACGGCGCGCATGACGGCACGCCCTCGTGGGTTGTGTCCGCGACAGTGCTGGTGCGTTACGACGCGCGCGAGGATCTGGCCGCCGGGGTACATCCCGCGCAGCGAGTGATGCGGGAACTTTCGGAACTTCCGGCGGGCGGCGTGTATCAACTCGTCACGCCCTTCCGGCCGGGTCCACTCATCGACATGGCGCATGGCCGCGGGTACGAATCGTGGACGCGCAAGGACGCCGAGGGCGCAGTCATCACATTTTTCTCGGTCGCCGGGGCTTGA
- a CDS encoding DUF438 domain-containing protein, with the protein MSELIDNTAQKKQQLKELIRELHKTNDTADVKARVSEMLGEVPYGLVVEVEQELMNEGLPHEEVINLCDMHGEVLKGNISLAGMKDVAPGHPVHTFMEENRALEGEIDALRPLLAELDSVTEQNALADAINTIRPVFNRLMGVDTHYRRKENLVFPYLEKYGVTGPPTVMWAKHDQIRDQLRAASEVLAQAGELTVDEVFTVSELVLKPAIKGIQEMVFKEEQILFPMCLDRLTDVEWFEIARQSPEIGFCLVDPRDEWKPDLGEGVVPAGPVGERIQMPSGSFSLPELTAVLNTLPVDLTWVDKDDTVRYFTQGRERIFDRNRAILGRKVQFCHPPSSVHVVQKILDDFRSGTQDRAAFWITLGGKFIHIEYFAVRGIDGEYLGTLEVSQDLTAKRALTGEQRILDYVS; encoded by the coding sequence ATGAGTGAACTGATCGACAACACCGCACAAAAAAAACAGCAGCTCAAGGAACTGATCCGCGAGCTGCACAAAACAAACGACACTGCGGATGTGAAAGCGCGCGTGTCGGAAATGCTCGGCGAGGTCCCCTACGGACTTGTCGTGGAAGTGGAGCAGGAATTGATGAACGAGGGCCTGCCCCACGAAGAGGTAATCAACCTCTGCGACATGCACGGCGAAGTGCTCAAGGGCAACATATCGCTGGCAGGCATGAAGGACGTCGCCCCGGGCCATCCGGTGCATACCTTCATGGAGGAAAACCGCGCGCTGGAAGGCGAGATCGACGCGCTCCGCCCACTGCTGGCCGAACTCGACTCGGTGACCGAGCAGAACGCGCTCGCCGATGCGATCAACACCATCCGACCGGTATTCAACCGGCTCATGGGTGTGGACACACACTACCGACGCAAGGAGAATCTTGTCTTCCCGTACCTCGAGAAATACGGAGTGACAGGCCCACCCACGGTCATGTGGGCGAAACATGACCAGATTCGCGATCAGCTCCGCGCCGCGTCGGAGGTGCTCGCGCAGGCCGGAGAGCTGACGGTGGACGAAGTATTCACCGTGTCGGAGTTGGTTCTGAAGCCCGCGATCAAAGGCATTCAGGAAATGGTGTTCAAGGAGGAACAGATACTTTTCCCGATGTGTCTCGACCGGCTGACCGATGTGGAATGGTTCGAAATTGCGCGGCAGAGTCCCGAAATCGGATTCTGCCTCGTTGATCCGCGCGACGAATGGAAACCCGACCTGGGTGAAGGAGTCGTGCCCGCGGGTCCGGTCGGCGAACGTATACAGATGCCGAGCGGAAGCTTTTCGCTGCCGGAACTGACCGCCGTATTGAACACACTGCCGGTGGATCTTACCTGGGTAGATAAGGATGACACAGTCCGATATTTCACGCAGGGCCGGGAGCGCATTTTCGACCGGAACCGGGCAATACTCGGGAGGAAGGTGCAGTTCTGCCATCCCCCGTCGAGCGTCCATGTTGTTCAGAAAATTCTCGACGATTTCCGGAGCGGGACGCAGGACCGCGCCGCCTTTTGGATCACCCTTGGCGGCAAGTTCATCCACATCGAATATTTCGCGGTGCGCGGCATCGACGGCGAGTATCTCGGCACGCTGGAAGTGAGCCAGGATCTGACAGCAAAACGCGCGCTCACGGGCGAGCAGCGTATTCTCGACTACGTTTCCTGA
- the nrfA gene encoding ammonia-forming cytochrome c nitrite reductase: MKRRIMDLIQEKPWLGWAIFLATVIVVFLVGLFGASIMERRGEAQLAYQMVKPINDWEPRNEVWGENFPREYETYSATADTSFASKHGGSAKIDYLEKYPNLVILWAGYAFSRDYNQGRGHYHAIEDIRNTLRTGVPQPGTCWSCKSTDVPRVIEQRGAADFYKDKWANLGSEIVNNIGCQDCHDPKSMNLRITRPALIEAYQRMGKDITKATHQEMRSLVCAQCHVEYYFKGKEEKYLTFPWDNGFSAEDMEKYYDGVEHKDFEHKLSKTPILKAQHPDFELYMTGIHAQRGVSCADCHMPYRSEGGVKFTDHKIQSPLYNIANSCQVCHRESEQNLINNVHDRQDKIEELRGSAESAIARAHIEAKAAWDAGATDAEMKPVLALIRQAQWRWDYVAAANGVGFHSPVESGRLLGASIDRAQEARVQLSRVLAKHGVTGPVVLPDISTKAKAQAYIGLDMPKLIAEKTEFKNTVLPEWDKKAAARQAAMPKEKK, from the coding sequence ATGAAACGTCGCATCATGGATCTGATTCAGGAAAAGCCCTGGCTTGGCTGGGCCATTTTCCTCGCCACCGTCATCGTGGTATTTCTTGTGGGCTTGTTCGGCGCCTCCATCATGGAGAGGCGCGGCGAAGCCCAGCTCGCATACCAGATGGTCAAACCGATCAACGACTGGGAGCCGCGCAATGAGGTCTGGGGCGAGAACTTCCCGCGCGAGTACGAAACGTATTCCGCCACGGCCGACACGAGCTTCGCGAGCAAACACGGAGGATCCGCCAAGATCGATTATCTCGAGAAGTATCCGAACCTCGTGATCCTCTGGGCCGGCTACGCGTTCTCACGCGATTACAACCAGGGGCGCGGCCACTATCACGCGATCGAAGACATACGGAACACGCTGCGCACCGGTGTGCCCCAGCCGGGCACCTGCTGGTCGTGCAAGAGCACCGACGTGCCCCGCGTGATCGAACAGCGTGGCGCGGCGGACTTCTACAAGGACAAGTGGGCAAATCTCGGAAGCGAGATTGTGAACAACATCGGATGCCAGGACTGTCACGACCCCAAGTCGATGAATCTCCGCATCACACGCCCCGCGCTCATCGAGGCATATCAGCGCATGGGCAAGGATATCACCAAGGCCACGCATCAGGAGATGCGTTCGCTCGTGTGTGCACAGTGTCACGTCGAATACTACTTCAAAGGCAAGGAGGAGAAGTATCTCACCTTCCCGTGGGACAACGGGTTCTCCGCCGAGGACATGGAGAAGTATTACGACGGCGTGGAGCACAAGGACTTCGAGCACAAACTCAGCAAAACGCCGATCCTCAAGGCGCAGCATCCCGACTTCGAATTGTACATGACCGGCATCCACGCGCAGCGCGGAGTGTCGTGCGCCGACTGCCACATGCCATACCGCAGCGAGGGCGGCGTAAAGTTCACAGATCACAAGATTCAGAGCCCGCTGTACAATATCGCCAACTCGTGCCAGGTGTGTCATCGTGAAAGCGAACAGAACCTGATTAATAACGTCCACGACCGCCAGGACAAGATCGAGGAATTGCGCGGATCAGCCGAGAGTGCGATAGCCCGCGCGCACATCGAAGCCAAGGCCGCATGGGACGCCGGAGCGACGGACGCGGAAATGAAGCCCGTGCTCGCGCTGATCCGTCAGGCGCAGTGGCGCTGGGACTATGTCGCCGCCGCCAACGGCGTGGGCTTCCACTCGCCCGTCGAATCCGGCCGTCTGCTCGGCGCGTCGATCGACCGTGCGCAGGAGGCGCGCGTGCAGCTCAGCCGTGTGCTTGCAAAACATGGTGTCACGGGTCCCGTCGTCCTGCCCGATATCAGCACCAAGGCAAAGGCGCAGGCGTACATCGGACTCGACATGCCGAAACTCATTGCCGAAAAAACTGAATTCAAGAACACCGTATTGCCCGAATGGGACAAGAAGGCGGCCGCACGCCAGGCGGCGATGCCCAAGGAAAAAAAGTAA
- the nrfH gene encoding cytochrome c nitrite reductase small subunit, protein MKSLLRFFIPPPAWRFPVLVLLGILVGLGGVVLHISNATSYMSNDPAACMNCHVMAPQYATWQHGSHGRVATCNDCHVPQDNIVRTYAFKAQDGLRHATMFTLRLEPQVIQIKEAGADAVQENCKRCHDKLLHTVSLTSMTGHDARAGEGVYCWHCHREVPHGRVNSLASTPYARVPIPTTIVPEWLEKDVRTSSSPVR, encoded by the coding sequence ATGAAATCACTTCTCCGTTTCTTCATCCCGCCTCCGGCCTGGCGATTCCCCGTGCTTGTGCTTCTCGGCATACTCGTCGGACTCGGAGGCGTGGTGCTGCACATTTCCAACGCGACATCCTACATGTCGAACGATCCGGCGGCGTGTATGAACTGCCATGTGATGGCGCCGCAGTACGCGACATGGCAGCATGGCAGTCACGGCCGTGTGGCAACATGCAACGACTGCCACGTGCCGCAGGATAACATCGTCCGGACCTATGCATTTAAAGCCCAGGACGGATTGCGTCACGCGACGATGTTCACCCTGCGGCTCGAGCCGCAAGTGATACAGATCAAGGAGGCCGGGGCCGACGCCGTGCAGGAGAATTGCAAGCGGTGCCACGATAAGCTTCTGCACACGGTTTCGCTCACCTCCATGACGGGACACGATGCCCGCGCAGGAGAGGGTGTGTACTGCTGGCACTGCCATCGCGAGGTGCCGCACGGCCGCGTCAACAGTCTTGCGTCCACACCGTACGCGCGTGTGCCGATTCCCACGACGATCGTTCCGGAATGGCTCGAAAAAGATGTGCGCACATCGTCCTCCCCCGTGCGTTGA
- a CDS encoding alginate export family protein, translating into MKHLLIVLTALLCVLSSSSAQEIRFSGQLRERSELDAKSFRIGQNPDVFHLLRTRLKALARLNPNVQVAVEVQDARTFGQKKSTLNTGSPAFDLRQGYVEVASLSESAFGFRLGRQVFAWGNERLIGPIEWNNFSQSFDAGMVTYRSGAVSAEVFGAAVARNDNGTSYNRDVFASGLAAAWKPAGAGSTAQLLLVFDNPKDTAVRQNRYTAWLQVQGAYSGFDYSIDGAYQFGDYIMRNGTFSIGAHMLGLRAGYTIDEGSALRIGVGFDRLSGKDTDPASKTYGVFNTLYASNHAKYGHMDYFPSTALDLGLNDLYFQVSAKPAGSLGVNADVHLFSTASDPVALPGAAPETTGSIGMELDTYVTWTVAEAVQMSAGYAVFDGAKDRIMLPGRKTTNWAYAMTTVNF; encoded by the coding sequence ATGAAACACCTCCTGATCGTTCTCACAGCGCTCTTGTGCGTCCTCAGCTCCTCGTCCGCGCAGGAGATTCGTTTTTCCGGCCAGCTTCGCGAGCGGAGCGAATTGGATGCAAAGAGCTTCCGCATTGGTCAGAATCCCGACGTCTTTCATCTCCTGCGCACACGGCTGAAAGCGCTGGCGCGGCTGAATCCCAACGTCCAGGTCGCCGTCGAAGTGCAGGATGCCCGCACGTTCGGACAAAAGAAGTCGACGTTGAACACGGGTTCACCGGCGTTCGATCTGCGGCAGGGGTATGTAGAGGTTGCGAGTCTGAGCGAGTCCGCATTCGGCTTCCGACTTGGCCGGCAGGTCTTCGCCTGGGGCAATGAGCGTTTGATCGGCCCCATCGAGTGGAACAATTTCAGCCAGTCGTTCGACGCGGGCATGGTGACATACCGGTCGGGCGCGGTGTCGGCCGAGGTGTTTGGCGCGGCGGTGGCGCGGAACGACAACGGCACGTCGTACAATCGCGACGTGTTCGCTTCGGGACTCGCGGCGGCGTGGAAGCCCGCGGGCGCCGGGAGCACAGCGCAACTGCTGTTGGTGTTCGACAATCCGAAGGACACGGCGGTGCGCCAGAATCGTTACACCGCGTGGCTGCAGGTGCAAGGCGCGTATAGTGGATTCGACTACTCCATCGACGGCGCCTACCAGTTCGGCGACTATATCATGCGCAACGGGACGTTTAGTATCGGAGCACACATGCTCGGTCTCCGCGCCGGATATACCATCGACGAAGGATCCGCGCTTCGGATCGGCGTCGGCTTCGACCGCCTCTCGGGCAAGGACACGGATCCGGCATCGAAGACGTACGGCGTCTTCAACACGCTGTACGCAAGCAATCACGCCAAATACGGACACATGGATTATTTCCCTTCGACGGCATTGGACCTGGGACTGAACGATCTCTATTTCCAGGTCAGCGCAAAACCCGCCGGCTCGCTCGGAGTGAACGCCGATGTGCATCTGTTCAGCACCGCCAGCGATCCCGTGGCGCTGCCCGGCGCAGCGCCTGAGACCACCGGGTCGATCGGTATGGAACTCGATACATACGTCACCTGGACGGTCGCCGAGGCCGTGCAGATGAGCGCCGGGTATGCCGTGTTCGACGGAGCGAAGGACCGCATCATGCTGCCCGGTCGCAAGACCACGAACTGGGCCTATGCCATGACCACTGTCAACTTCTAG
- a CDS encoding 4Fe-4S binding protein: MKKQFERRSVGKGQQLRFWVQSAFIVLCLWIGVEFVLWHHAHSSGAVPPVNRPPGVEGFLPISALMSFWYWIQTGDFHGVHPAGTVILAAILGMSIVFKKSFCSWFCPIGTLSENIGEFGRKLFGRNFTPWKWLDIPLRAVKYLLLSFLVYVVFFQMDAASLGAFLESPYNRVADVKMMLFFTDLSRTAVIILVALVLLSLPIKNFWCRYLCPYGALLGFAGLFSPFRITRNPDTCIDCSKCTKVCPAAIRVDVARVVMSDECTSCLACVDICPVKNTLQLKAKPRARFEVTPVRLAVTIITLFLLVTGGAMLSGNWKSSVTEQEYSRRIKDIDNPIYQHNQGSAPSEEATRIAESEH; this comes from the coding sequence ATGAAAAAGCAGTTTGAACGACGAAGCGTTGGGAAGGGCCAGCAGCTCCGATTTTGGGTACAGAGCGCGTTTATAGTCCTTTGCCTGTGGATAGGAGTGGAATTTGTCCTGTGGCACCATGCGCACAGCAGCGGCGCAGTGCCGCCGGTGAACAGGCCTCCGGGAGTTGAAGGATTTCTCCCGATCAGCGCTCTCATGAGTTTCTGGTATTGGATACAGACGGGCGACTTTCATGGAGTCCATCCCGCCGGCACCGTGATCCTCGCCGCGATACTGGGCATGTCGATCGTCTTTAAAAAATCGTTCTGCAGTTGGTTCTGTCCGATAGGGACCCTGTCCGAGAACATCGGCGAATTCGGCAGGAAGCTGTTCGGCAGGAATTTTACACCGTGGAAGTGGCTCGATATTCCGTTGCGGGCTGTGAAGTACCTCCTGCTCTCGTTTCTTGTGTATGTGGTATTCTTCCAGATGGATGCCGCGTCACTGGGCGCATTTCTCGAAAGCCCCTACAACCGCGTGGCCGATGTGAAGATGATGCTCTTTTTTACCGACCTGTCGCGCACAGCCGTCATCATACTTGTGGCGCTCGTGCTGCTGTCGCTGCCCATCAAGAATTTCTGGTGTCGCTACCTGTGTCCCTACGGCGCGCTGCTCGGATTTGCCGGCCTGTTCAGTCCCTTCCGTATCACACGCAATCCGGACACCTGCATCGACTGCTCGAAGTGCACCAAGGTCTGCCCCGCCGCGATTCGTGTGGACGTTGCCCGCGTGGTGATGTCGGACGAATGCACGAGCTGTCTGGCGTGTGTCGACATCTGTCCCGTGAAAAACACGCTGCAACTCAAGGCGAAACCCCGCGCGCGATTCGAGGTGACGCCGGTGCGGCTCGCGGTCACCATCATCACCCTTTTCCTGCTCGTCACGGGCGGTGCAATGCTCAGCGGCAATTGGAAAAGCAGCGTGACCGAGCAGGAGTACAGCCGCCGCATCAAGGATATCGATAATCCGATCTATCAGCACAACCAGGGAAGTGCGCCGTCGGAAGAAGCAACGCGTATTGCCGAGTCGGAACACTGA
- a CDS encoding Rrf2 family transcriptional regulator, whose translation MAIIFSKGCEYGMQAALFIATQHERRVGIKEIAQELQIPVHFLAKILQTLSEKGILQSFKGSSGGFTLNGEPSAIRLFDIVQAIDGDQLFCRCVLGFPNCGDEHPCPVHQIWGELRNTIRDMLSKESLEDLLPISRSKIASLLDPVTSLMETRLTSA comes from the coding sequence ATGGCTATAATTTTCTCAAAAGGATGTGAATACGGCATGCAGGCGGCGTTATTCATCGCAACGCAGCACGAGCGCCGTGTGGGTATCAAGGAGATAGCCCAGGAGCTTCAGATTCCGGTGCATTTTCTCGCGAAGATACTGCAGACACTCAGCGAAAAGGGAATCCTGCAGTCGTTCAAGGGAAGCAGCGGGGGTTTCACGCTCAACGGCGAGCCATCGGCCATCAGGTTGTTCGATATCGTGCAGGCGATAGACGGCGACCAATTGTTTTGCCGGTGTGTCCTGGGTTTCCCCAACTGCGGCGACGAGCATCCCTGCCCGGTCCATCAGATCTGGGGTGAATTGCGGAATACGATCCGGGACATGCTCTCGAAGGAATCACTCGAGGATCTGCTCCCGATCTCACGCAGCAAAATAGCGTCACTGCTCGACCCCGTCACCTCGTTGATGGAGACGCGACTCACATCCGCCTGA
- a CDS encoding HAMP domain-containing protein, whose protein sequence is MRFRNKILVSIYGVVVSLLLITFFIADRWMRSRIEATFGAELQTNASTLAVLGDLQAEQLVRSCTVIAESPRLRAVIELGDAGTAEQLAAEISNTTVTDLLLLTDAQGRPLAGLLEGRKTVSPFVGLPTVEAALQGTPSTDLCALDAQPYRIVTAPFRIGSTVFGSLTLGYRIRVSDVLTLRRATGSDVVILDDARVLLSNVPEAEAQRLAAAFVGVAGARDASTAPAAEPVRFVSGDESYVALERVFGSGHGHTRALRYLLAKPIGRALREGMQPVRDAFVFLSLLFLAVTTVLGHVIARGITRPINALVRGTAEIARGNYDIGIDVRGRDEFSDLAARFVAMGSALKDTIRRLAEVNADLVGRNKDLDDALNKLREAQEEIIKNERLAASGKLAAQLAHEVNNPVHNIRSCLQTALTRLPSDVKGRDLIEVAHEEIERMSRLTRQLLDLYRTSIVREELSPVDLGEVLRDVLALVSNDLRECGIEQHLHLASDLPRVDGIADKLKQVFLNLVLNARDAMPEGGMLDIRGHCDGATIAVSVTDTGTGIPREHLPKIFDAFFTTKGKVSGVGLGLSVVYGIVSLHGGSINVESEPGAGTTFTITLPVTQHAAA, encoded by the coding sequence ATGAGGTTCCGAAACAAAATACTTGTCTCCATTTACGGGGTCGTGGTCTCGCTTCTCCTGATCACGTTTTTCATCGCCGACAGGTGGATGCGCTCGCGTATCGAGGCCACCTTCGGCGCCGAGCTGCAGACCAACGCCTCCACACTCGCCGTGCTCGGCGACCTGCAGGCCGAACAGCTCGTTCGCAGTTGCACCGTGATCGCCGAATCGCCGCGCCTGCGCGCCGTCATCGAATTGGGAGACGCCGGCACGGCGGAACAGCTTGCCGCGGAAATCTCGAACACAACCGTCACCGATCTTCTGTTGCTCACCGACGCGCAGGGACGGCCTCTGGCCGGACTACTCGAGGGCCGCAAGACCGTCAGCCCTTTTGTCGGATTGCCGACAGTCGAAGCCGCGCTGCAGGGGACGCCCTCCACAGACCTCTGCGCGCTTGATGCACAACCCTATCGCATCGTCACCGCGCCCTTCCGTATCGGGTCCACCGTCTTCGGCTCTCTGACGCTCGGATATCGGATACGTGTGTCCGATGTTTTGACACTGCGCCGCGCGACCGGCAGCGACGTGGTTATCCTGGATGATGCGAGGGTCCTGCTGTCGAACGTGCCGGAGGCCGAGGCGCAGCGCCTGGCCGCCGCCTTTGTCGGCGTCGCGGGCGCACGCGACGCGTCGACCGCACCCGCCGCTGAACCTGTGCGCTTTGTTTCAGGGGATGAGTCCTATGTCGCCCTCGAGCGAGTATTCGGGAGCGGACACGGCCACACGCGCGCGCTGCGCTACCTCCTCGCAAAACCCATCGGACGAGCACTGCGCGAGGGGATGCAGCCCGTGCGGGACGCCTTTGTGTTCCTGTCCCTTCTCTTCCTCGCCGTGACGACGGTGCTGGGTCATGTCATTGCGCGAGGCATCACGCGTCCGATAAACGCACTGGTGCGCGGTACGGCGGAAATTGCCCGCGGCAATTATGACATCGGCATCGATGTGCGCGGGAGGGACGAATTTTCGGATCTGGCCGCCCGTTTTGTCGCGATGGGCTCCGCACTGAAGGACACGATCCGCCGCCTCGCGGAGGTGAATGCGGATCTGGTGGGCCGGAACAAGGACCTCGATGACGCGCTCAACAAACTGCGCGAAGCGCAGGAAGAGATCATCAAGAACGAACGGCTGGCCGCCTCGGGTAAACTCGCCGCGCAACTCGCGCACGAGGTCAACAATCCCGTGCATAATATCCGAAGCTGCCTGCAGACTGCGCTCACACGCCTGCCCTCCGACGTAAAGGGTCGCGATCTGATAGAAGTTGCGCACGAGGAAATCGAACGCATGTCGCGATTGACGCGGCAGTTGCTCGATCTATACCGCACCTCCATCGTGCGCGAGGAACTCTCCCCGGTGGATCTAGGCGAAGTGCTGCGCGACGTGCTTGCACTTGTGTCCAACGACCTGCGGGAATGCGGCATTGAACAACACCTGCATCTCGCCTCCGATCTGCCACGCGTCGATGGAATCGCGGACAAACTGAAACAGGTGTTCCTCAACCTGGTGCTCAATGCCCGTGATGCGATGCCGGAAGGCGGGATGCTCGACATCCGTGGTCACTGTGACGGCGCAACCATCGCCGTGTCTGTCACCGATACCGGGACGGGCATACCCCGCGAGCATCTGCCCAAAATCTTCGACGCCTTTTTTACGACGAAGGGAAAAGTGAGCGGAGTCGGCCTTGGCCTTTCCGTCGTCTACGGCATTGTATCCCTTCATGGCGGCTCCATCAACGTCGAAAGCGAGCCGGGCGCGGGAACCACGTTTACCATCACACTGCCTGTCACGCAGCACGCGGCCGCCTGA